From the genome of Nitrospirota bacterium, one region includes:
- a CDS encoding DUF2207 domain-containing protein, producing MKTRLLALLFLFCLLVPVAQADERILSFHSDITVHEDAHLTVTETIVIRSEAIKIKHGIYRDFPQKYEEASGKIRKVGFRMVGVKRGGKPEPYATKDYENGIRTYIGSDNVTLAPGIYEYELTYTTDHQLGFFNEYDELYWNVTGN from the coding sequence ATGAAGACCCGCCTGCTGGCCCTGCTTTTCCTCTTCTGTCTGCTTGTTCCCGTTGCGCAGGCAGACGAGCGGATCCTCAGCTTTCATAGCGATATCACGGTGCATGAGGATGCACATCTGACGGTTACCGAGACCATTGTCATCCGCAGTGAAGCGATCAAGATCAAACACGGCATCTACAGGGATTTCCCGCAAAAATATGAAGAGGCCTCAGGCAAGATCAGAAAAGTGGGGTTCCGTATGGTCGGCGTCAAGAGGGGCGGAAAGCCGGAGCCGTATGCCACGAAGGATTATGAGAATGGGATCAGGACCTACATCGGCAGCGATAACGTAACCCTTGCCCCCGGCATATATGAGTATGAACTGACATATACCACTGACCACCAGCTCGGATTCTTTAACGAGTATGATGAGCTGTACTGGAATGTGACGGGCAATGA
- a CDS encoding DUF4149 domain-containing protein, whose amino-acid sequence MKTILTHLYTLILSLWVGGIFLFTFVVTPVIFKSYGKDMAGDIVGKLFPSYFLFSIIVAVLSLVLFLLSVQDRAVPGYNLSLFLLTAAVILSLYVSVRLHPEIKRVKQEIASFEKTSPDDQLRKKFRTLHGQSAILNLLMLADGIVLLVISLRLDK is encoded by the coding sequence ATGAAAACGATACTAACCCATCTCTATACCCTCATACTTTCTCTCTGGGTCGGCGGCATTTTTCTCTTCACCTTTGTTGTCACGCCGGTGATCTTCAAATCCTATGGCAAGGATATGGCCGGCGATATCGTGGGGAAGCTCTTCCCCTCGTATTTCCTTTTTTCCATAATTGTCGCTGTCCTGTCCCTTGTACTTTTTCTGCTCTCTGTTCAGGACAGGGCGGTTCCCGGTTACAACCTGTCTCTTTTCCTTTTGACCGCGGCTGTCATACTGTCGCTGTATGTGAGTGTCAGACTGCATCCGGAGATTAAAAGAGTCAAACAGGAGATCGCCTCTTTTGAAAAGACCTCTCCTGATGATCAGCTCAGAAAAAAGTTCCGGACCCTGCATGGCCAGAGCGCAATCCTTAATCTCCTCATGCTGGCTGACGGCATTGTATTGCTGGTCATCAGCCTTCGCCTCGATAAATAA
- a CDS encoding DEAD/DEAH box helicase yields MRFDELNIHPKVLEGIQAAGFSTCTPVQALTLPEALKGRDIAAQAQTGTGKTAAFLISVFSRMLTMPAPGQGPSPRALVIAPTRELVVQIEAEAKLLGGFTGFTIVSAYGGIDYLKQRDDIARGVDMLIGTPGRLIDYLKQKVYSLRKTQFLVIDEADRMFDMGFIADLRFMLRRMAPYNERQSMLFSATLSNRVMELCYEHMNNPERFSVTPEQMTVDIIEQELYHVSKEEKFGLLLGLLKREPGGHYIIFCNMKSTADRLKTLLNANEYPAAAITGDLPQDKRIKVLNRFKSGDLAILIATDVASRGLHVDGITHVINYDLPQDSEDYVHRIGRTARAGAGGKAISLACESYVLSLHDIEEYIKKKIPTLPVTDELIVTDYKRVSLHQPQSRKGPPSRGKRPSDKGTKKYTSGSGSRSTGSSGSESRRRPDSQKRAGKKPASHAKPEPSGR; encoded by the coding sequence ATGCGTTTTGACGAACTGAACATCCATCCAAAGGTCCTCGAAGGAATACAGGCTGCGGGATTTTCAACATGTACGCCTGTCCAGGCCTTGACCCTGCCGGAAGCCCTGAAAGGGCGGGATATTGCGGCTCAGGCGCAGACCGGCACCGGCAAGACTGCCGCATTTCTGATCTCGGTATTTTCAAGGATGCTTACCATGCCTGCTCCGGGCCAGGGACCTTCGCCGCGGGCGCTGGTTATTGCGCCTACCCGCGAACTGGTCGTTCAGATTGAGGCAGAGGCAAAACTGTTGGGCGGCTTTACAGGATTTACGATCGTCTCTGCCTACGGCGGCATTGACTATCTGAAGCAGAGAGATGACATCGCCAGAGGGGTTGATATGCTGATCGGCACACCAGGCCGGCTCATCGACTACCTGAAGCAGAAGGTCTATAGTCTGAGAAAAACCCAGTTCCTTGTTATTGACGAGGCTGACCGCATGTTCGACATGGGTTTTATCGCTGACCTCCGCTTCATGCTCAGGAGAATGGCGCCCTACAACGAGCGGCAGTCCATGCTCTTTTCAGCAACCCTTTCAAACCGCGTCATGGAGCTCTGCTATGAACATATGAACAACCCCGAGCGGTTTTCCGTAACGCCCGAACAGATGACGGTCGATATTATCGAGCAGGAACTGTATCACGTGAGCAAGGAAGAGAAGTTCGGCCTTCTTCTGGGACTTCTGAAGCGGGAGCCGGGCGGCCACTATATTATCTTCTGCAACATGAAGTCCACCGCAGACAGGCTGAAGACGCTGCTGAACGCCAATGAGTATCCTGCGGCAGCCATCACCGGAGACCTTCCGCAGGACAAGCGGATCAAGGTGCTGAACCGCTTCAAAAGCGGAGATCTCGCGATTCTGATTGCAACTGACGTTGCCAGCAGAGGCCTGCATGTCGATGGCATCACCCATGTGATCAACTATGACCTTCCCCAGGATTCAGAGGATTATGTCCACCGCATCGGCAGGACAGCACGGGCGGGTGCAGGCGGCAAGGCGATCAGCCTGGCCTGCGAAAGCTACGTGCTTTCGCTCCACGACATAGAAGAATATATAAAGAAAAAGATACCGACTCTGCCCGTAACCGATGAGTTGATCGTTACCGATTATAAAAGAGTATCGTTGCATCAGCCTCAATCGCGAAAAGGGCCTCCTTCTCGCGGGAAAAGACCTTCAGATAAAGGGACAAAAAAATATACGTCCGGATCTGGCAGCAGGAGCACTGGCTCCTCAGGATCAGAAAGCCGCCGCAGACCTGACAGCCAAAAGCGGGCCGGGAAAAAACCTGCGTCTCATGCCAAGCCTGAGCCATCCGGCAGATAG
- a CDS encoding DsrE family protein — protein MSDKKFVFTLSHTTTNPIEVLGIMKIASNIKAFSDESEIAIFLIGEGVQLAKKGVIENISMEFEGKQVNFGEMLELLVDFGVKFYVCHAFMPGYGLTPENMIQGAEIKSSSYLGELLLQGYIPFSLSI, from the coding sequence ATGTCAGACAAGAAATTCGTTTTTACCCTGTCGCACACAACTACCAACCCTATTGAAGTCCTTGGCATTATGAAAATCGCTTCGAACATCAAGGCCTTTTCGGACGAGTCAGAGATCGCTATTTTTCTTATCGGAGAAGGAGTTCAGTTGGCAAAAAAAGGTGTTATTGAGAATATCTCGATGGAGTTTGAGGGCAAGCAGGTCAATTTCGGCGAAATGCTCGAACTACTGGTCGATTTCGGCGTCAAGTTCTACGTCTGCCATGCCTTTATGCCTGGTTATGGTCTCACCCCGGAAAACATGATTCAAGGGGCAGAGATCAAGTCCAGCTCATATCTTGGAGAACTGCTTCTTCAGGGATACATACCCTTCTCACTCAGCATATAG
- a CDS encoding ammonium transporter: MNKTRYLIWLGIATAAGTAMGMLSDRKHPAKGSLLGATAGMVAGSVAAGVYEYISSEKVPYYSTESSLYDDIDSV, from the coding sequence ATGAATAAAACACGATATCTCATATGGCTTGGAATTGCGACTGCAGCAGGGACAGCGATGGGCATGCTGTCTGACCGGAAGCATCCTGCAAAGGGCAGTCTATTGGGGGCAACAGCAGGCATGGTTGCGGGTTCGGTTGCCGCCGGTGTCTATGAATATATCTCTTCGGAAAAAGTCCCTTACTATTCGACAGAATCATCGCTGTACGACGATATCGACTCTGTATAA
- a CDS encoding DUF1499 domain-containing protein, protein MLSIAWLCAALAAILAVVAITAGFGTRIGWWGYRTGLSLLKWSACAELAIAAFSLAGSILAAFRGGSSGLPLYLLAFVISIASVIVPFRMYLISRSVPAIHDITTDTENPPQFNRVLGLRKGALNPAEYGGPEIAQQQKKAYPDIAPLTLEVPPEKAFDRALIEAGKQRWQVVNADKGNGLIEATDTTFWFGFRDDIVIRITPEGNGSRVDLRSLSRVGRSDVGANAGRIRRYLNALKKGA, encoded by the coding sequence ATGCTCTCCATTGCCTGGCTCTGCGCTGCCCTGGCGGCCATCCTTGCAGTTGTCGCGATAACCGCCGGGTTCGGCACACGGATAGGCTGGTGGGGATATAGGACAGGGCTTTCGCTCCTGAAATGGTCAGCCTGCGCTGAGCTTGCAATTGCAGCCTTCTCACTCGCAGGCAGTATCCTTGCCGCTTTCCGGGGTGGCAGCAGCGGACTTCCTCTGTATCTCCTTGCGTTCGTCATCAGCATTGCTTCGGTCATTGTTCCGTTTCGCATGTATCTTATTTCCCGCAGCGTGCCGGCGATCCATGACATCACTACGGACACGGAAAATCCTCCGCAATTCAATAGAGTCCTCGGCTTGCGAAAGGGCGCACTGAACCCGGCCGAATATGGAGGCCCTGAAATTGCACAACAGCAGAAAAAGGCATATCCGGACATTGCACCCCTGACGCTTGAAGTCCCTCCGGAGAAGGCCTTTGACCGAGCGCTTATCGAAGCAGGGAAGCAGAGATGGCAAGTTGTGAATGCTGACAAAGGCAATGGTCTGATCGAAGCCACGGATACGACATTCTGGTTCGGGTTCAGGGACGATATTGTAATCCGTATCACCCCTGAGGGAAACGGCAGCCGCGTCGATCTTCGCTCATTGTCTCGCGTCGGCAGGAGTGATGTTGGAGCGAATGCAGGCAGGATACGCAGATATCTGAATGCCCTGAAAAAAGGAGCTTAA
- a CDS encoding glycerophosphodiester phosphodiesterase produces the protein MFLKIGHRGAGAYEIENTVESFKKAVELGANAVELDVRQSKDGHLILSHDDNLKRVFGIDLPVHEASLAELKKTSGNKMITLEDALQALGSKVKKILVELKEIGHEKKILDTIKKEKRKGKVIIVSFHTEALDAVRKLDQEIETGLIYTKFRNPIEAALKLQAQYLVPLYRFTHTRDIEKAHKNNLKVIVWTINTEEEARTYRAKGVDGIATDKPDIFQGIS, from the coding sequence ATGTTCCTTAAAATAGGCCACCGCGGAGCCGGTGCGTATGAGATCGAAAATACGGTTGAGAGCTTTAAGAAGGCTGTAGAGCTGGGCGCCAATGCCGTTGAACTTGATGTAAGGCAGTCAAAAGACGGGCATCTGATCCTCTCCCATGACGATAACCTCAAGAGAGTATTCGGGATTGACCTGCCCGTCCACGAAGCTTCATTGGCAGAGCTGAAAAAGACGAGCGGCAACAAAATGATCACCCTCGAAGATGCACTTCAGGCCTTGGGCAGCAAGGTCAAAAAGATCCTCGTAGAGTTGAAGGAAATCGGGCATGAAAAGAAGATCCTTGATACGATCAAGAAAGAAAAACGTAAGGGAAAGGTTATCATCGTCTCCTTCCATACCGAGGCACTCGACGCTGTACGAAAACTCGACCAGGAGATCGAGACCGGACTGATCTATACGAAATTCAGGAACCCCATAGAAGCGGCATTAAAGCTTCAGGCCCAGTATCTTGTTCCTCTTTATCGCTTCACCCATACCAGGGATATCGAAAAGGCCCATAAGAACAACCTGAAGGTGATCGTCTGGACCATCAACACAGAAGAAGAAGCACGGACATACAGAGCCAAGGGAGTTGACGGCATCGCAACCGATAAGCCTGATATCTTTCAGGGGATTTCGTGA